The following is a genomic window from Planctomycetia bacterium.
CTTGTCGATCACGGCGGGGAGATTTTCAAGATCGTCCCCGCCACTTTCGTCGGGCCGGACTGCAACGGCAACGCCGCGCGCGATACCTGCGACATCCTCGCGATGGTCAGCACCGATGTGAACCTCGACGAGGTGCCGGACGAGTGTCAGTGCGCCACGTGCCGGGGCGACATGAACGGCGACAACTCCACCAACGGGGCCGACGTGCAATCGTTCGTCGATTGCTATCTCGGAGGCGTCGCGACGGCGCTGGGCTGCTACTGCGCCGACATGAACATCGACCTGAGCCTCTCGACTGTCGATATCGACTCGTTCACCGACAAGCTGCTCGGCATCGGCGATCCGAGCCCGATCTGCCCGTAAAGCTCGCCGCGCCATCGCCGGCGGTGGCGAAGCCTGCCGACGATCGAATACAATCCCCCATCATGGACGCTGCCGCGCTGCGCATACTCGATGCCAACTTCAACCGGGCGCGCGAGGGTCTGCGCGTGCTGGAGGAGCATGCGCGATTCGCGCTGGATGACGCGGGGCTGACGGATTCGCTCAAGCATCTGCGCCACGAGCTGACGGCGGCGGGCGCGCGACTCCTGCCAGCCGACGCACTTAGTTGTCGGGACACGCCAGGCGACGTCGGCACGCAAATCACGACGGACGCGGAGCATCAGCGGGCGGACACAACGGCGGTCGCATCGGCCGCGGCGAAGCGGCTTGGTGAGTCGCTTCGGTGCATTGAGGAATATGGTAAGCTCGTCGATCCATCTGCCGCCGCTGCCGTGGAGCAGATGCGTTACCGGTTGTATTCGATCGAGCAGGAGGCGCTTTTGACTTCGCCGCGGCGCAGGCGGCTGCGCGAGGCGAGGCTGCACGTGCTCGTCACCGCCGAGCTTTGCAAGGGGGACTGGCTGGCGACCTGCGAGGCGGCGATGGCGGGCGGGGCCGATGTGATTCAACTGCGCGAGAAATCGCTGAACGACCGGGAGCTGCTGGCCCGGGCGGTGCGGCTTCGCGCGATGACCGAGGCCGCCGGGGCGCTGCTGTTTATCAACGATCGGGCGGACATTGCCCGACTGTGCGGGGCTGACGGCGTTCATGTGGGGCAGAGCGATCTTTCGGTCGCGGATGTTCGGCGCATTGCCGGGCCGACTGTGCTGGTGGGCAAGAGCACGCACAGCGCCGCTGAGATTACGGCGGCGATCGAGGAGCGGCCGGATTACATTGCGGTGGGCCCGATGTTCGCTTCGGCGACGAAGCCGGATGTACAGGTCGCCGGGGCGCGACTGCTCGAGAAGGCTGCCGGGCTTACTGATCTGCCGATTGTGGCGATCGGCGGGATCACGGCGGGCAATGTCTCGGGGCTGGTTTGCCGGAGTCCGTTTGCGGTGGCGGTGAGTCATGCGGTGATCTCGGCGAGCGATGTGGCTACGGCTGCGCGGGAGATTCGCGGGGCGGTTTCGTGCGACGAGCGGCAAACTCCAAGGTGACATAAGGTGACACAGCCGATTTTTTTCGTTTGCAACTCTTGTGGCGGGCATGTGTTGGGGCAGGGTCTGGAAAAGTCGAAAAAGCGAAAAGTCGGATCGTCGAAATGGGGGAGAGTTTGGGCGGGACGGGGTCGCGGGGGCATTTGAGAGGGTCCAGGAAAATGCAAGGGCGATGACACAGTTGGCGTCGGCGGTTGGCGTTGAGTGCGATCGGGTATCCGGCTTTTCTGGTACCGCTTGCTGACGCGCGCGGCTCGGATCGGGGCGCGGGACGCGCGCAAGTCGTGCAAATCCGAAGGTGA
Proteins encoded in this region:
- a CDS encoding thiamine phosphate synthase: MDAAALRILDANFNRAREGLRVLEEHARFALDDAGLTDSLKHLRHELTAAGARLLPADALSCRDTPGDVGTQITTDAEHQRADTTAVASAAAKRLGESLRCIEEYGKLVDPSAAAAVEQMRYRLYSIEQEALLTSPRRRRLREARLHVLVTAELCKGDWLATCEAAMAGGADVIQLREKSLNDRELLARAVRLRAMTEAAGALLFINDRADIARLCGADGVHVGQSDLSVADVRRIAGPTVLVGKSTHSAAEITAAIEERPDYIAVGPMFASATKPDVQVAGARLLEKAAGLTDLPIVAIGGITAGNVSGLVCRSPFAVAVSHAVISASDVATAAREIRGAVSCDERQTPR